From the Pseudomonadota bacterium genome, the window CATCGACCACCACTTGAGGTTGATCTCCGGGGTGCCGGTCTCCTGGGCCTTGCGGATGGCGAGATCGGTCATCCAGTCGACCACCTGCCAGAAGTAGTGCTCGGTGATGGAGTTCTTGTCGAAGTCTGGCGCCGGGTTCGTGAAGTCGATGGCGTACGGCACGCCGTCGCGGATGGCGAACTCGACCGTGTTCATGTCGTAGCCCAGCGCGCGGTTCAGCGCCAGGGCGTCGTTCACCACGCGGGCGCCGAGCTCGGGGCTCAGGTGGTTGTGATCGACGAAGTACGTGCCGAACATGCGCTCGAAGGGCGGGTGCCACTTGATGGGCAGGATCTTCTCACGGCCGATGCAGATGCAGCGGACGTAGTGCTCCCACTCGATGCACTCCTGCAGCATCATCTGGGTGTCGCCGCTCTTGTTGAAGGCGTCCCACAGCTGCTCGAGGCTGCGAACCTTGGTCACCGACTTGCCGCCGCCGCCCTCGGCCGGCTTGATGATGGCAGGAAGCCCGACGTAGGCGAGCATGCCTTCCCAGTCGATGGGGAACTTGAGGTTGCTGAGCGACTCCTGTACCACTCCGTCCGGATACGACTGGTTGGGGAGCAGGATGGTCTTGGGCACGGCCACGCCGAGCTTTGCGGCCAGCGCCGTGCCGAAGAACTTGTCGTCAGCGCTCCACCAGAAGGGGTTGTTGATGACGCGGGTGCCGTTCATCGCGGCCAGCTTGAGGTAGTTGCGGTAGTACTTCACCTCGTGCGACATGCGGTCGACGATGACGGCGTACTGCTGGGGCTCGTTGTACGAGGTGCCGCCCAGCACGACGCGCTCCGCGACGATGCCGGGGACGCGGCGTGAGTTGATGCTCTCGATGAAGGCATCGGGGAAGGTGCGCTCGCGGCCGTGGAGGATGCCGATCTTCTTCAGCGTGGACATGGGACGTGGACTCCTTTCAAGTGCAGGCACGGGCCAGGGTTGCTCTAGACCGATCACCCCGCCCGCATGCCCGTTCGGAGGAGGAGTGGTGGAGCGAGGCGCTGCCGCGATTCTGGGAACAGGGAAGAGTCTTGAATCGTGAAGGCGACTCTGGCGTCGCCGCGGTACCGTCGACCTTGCTGTGGGGCCGATCTCGCCGTGGCGGTCGATGAGCGCTCAGGGCTTCGTCGAACGCCTGCGAACTCCTCGTGGATGACTGGAATTTCAGCCGGCTTTTCTGGTCGGTGAAGGCCGTCGCCCGACCTGGAGGAGAGCGCGCTCGGACACGGAAGATGCTGGCATGCGCGTTCCAGATTCCTCCAATCCGCTGTCTGAGCAGTTCCGGCGTGACGCCATCCTCAATGTAACCCAGAACATCGCTTCGATGCGCAACCAGAAGGAGCTGGCGCGCGAGGGGGCCGTGGAAGACGACGCAGAGCAGCGAGATCGCGTCGATCTCGCTCGCGCGCAACCCGCAGCGCCACCGCCGTCTGAGGGCGACGCGTTCGAGCAGGCGGGTTCGCCTGCTTCAGCGCACGGCGCGCCTGTGGCCGAGTCCGGTTCGCAAGCGTCCGAGCAGTCGAACGAGGCGGGAGCCCGCGGCCTCGGGCGTGACGGCGGCCACGGCGAAGACAGCGGCGCAGCCCCCCTCGGCGACGGCGGGCTGCTGAACGCCGCGCTGACCTCCGATCTGTTCGAGGAGGCCAATCCGTCAACCCGTCGTCAGCGTTCTGACGAGGCCAGGCGCCTCGCGCGTGACGGCGTTCCGGATGAGATCCTGAAGGCTTCGGGCGAGATCGTGAAGGGGCAGATGCATCCGGTCGCGGGTCCCAAGGCGTCGCTGCGCGAGATGAAAGACGTTCCAGAGGCCGCCGCGCACGAGACGGCGCCCGAGAGCTTCGCCGTCGAGATGGACATTGCCGAGGGGGGCGCGCCGCTTCAGATGCCGGATGATCCGATCTGAGCCGCCGTGCTGATGTGCATGTTTTCCGGAAACCCGTCCACATCGTTTTCCACGCGAGAGCCGTAGGCCGCCCCGCGCCGCCCATGGTACATCCGGACTATTGCCGGTCACGGCGGTCCGGGCTATTCTCTCCGCATCCTCCGCCGCACCGCGCTTGAAGCCTTTTCACTTCACGCTTCGCGGGGGTCTCCTCGACAGTCCGCATCTTCGTTCTTCCGCGGCTGTCGCGCGTCGCCGCTGATTCATCGCGACGTGACCGGTCTCGCATCACGCGTGACCCACCTTCGTGGCAGGCAGCTTCTATATGACTCTTCACCGCAGACGTCGCGCTCTCGCGGCTGTCGCTCTGCTTCTCTGCGCCGTGTCGACCGCACTGGTCTCGCTGCGCACCATCCAGGCCGAGGCGGCCTCGTTCGATGCGGACGGGCCTTGTCGGCGCGCCCCGCGTCCTCTGCCGTTCGTGCATGCGCGCGAGGGCTGGTGGAAGGCGATCGTGGGAGAGGCCGCCGACGAGCCCTGCGCGCTCGGACGGATCGGGGCTGGCATACGGGCGGGGGTGCTCGCAGATCTGCTCGCGCGCGTGCGCCGCGTGGAAGCAGATGCTCGCGTGACCAGCACGTTCTACGAGCCTCGTCCCGGACGGCTCCACAGCGGCTACGACATCGGTCTTGACGCGGGCACTCCGGTGCCGTGCGCCTGGAGCGGCCGCGTGAAGAGCATCACGCCCTGGTACGGCGCCCAGACCGGCATCACGGTGGTGACGCAGGGCATCGAGGTCACCTACGGCCATCTCTCTCCCGAGGTCAAGGTCGGTGACGAGATTGTGGCCGGGCAGACCGTCGGGCGCGTCGTGTACGATCACGTAGATGTGAAGATGTACGCCGACGGCGCCTACATCGATTACGCTGTCGTGAATCCGTTCGTCGACCCGCGCTTCACCGATCTGGCCAATGGTGTCGCCGCGGCCCTCGACAGCCGTCTTCTTGCAACAGCCCCGCGACCGCTGCGCGTGACCTTCGCGGCGCGCCCCACCATCTGATCTCGCTCTTCGAAGCTGCGTGCCGGGCCCATCAGGGGCGCGGATGCGCGTCGCGATACACCTGCTTCATGTGCTGCAGCGAGATGTTGGTGTAGATCTGCGTGGTCGAGAGGCTCTCGTGCCCGAGCAGCTCCTTGATGGTCATGAGGTCTGAGCCCCCCTCGAGCATGTGCGTCGCGAACGAGTGACGCAGCGTGTGGGGACTTGCTTCGCGCCGCACGCCCGCCGCCTGCATGCGGGCGGCGAACATGTACTCGACGGCGCGTGCCGTGAGGCGCCCGCCGCGCTGGTTCAGGAAGACGGCGCGGGTAGGGGACGGCGGCCGACATGCGAGGTAGGTCTTCAGCGATTCAGCGGCGCTCTCGTTCATGAGCACGATGCGCTGCTTGTTGCCCTTGCCCGTCACGCGCATGGCCCGCTCCGGGAAGTCGACGTCGGTGAGGTCGAGCCCCACCAGCTCGCTGATGCGCATCCCGGTGGCGTAAAGCAGCTCGAGAATGGCGTTGTCGCGCGCGATGGCAAAGGCCTGCAGGGCCGGGTCGACCTTTCGTCCGCGACGCTTGGGCTGGGTGTTGATATCGACCTCGGGCTTGCGCTCGATGACGCGGGTGACGTCGTCGTGGCTGAGCACCTTGGGAAGGTGCCTGGGCAGCTTCAGACTCTTGAGATCGGCGACCGGCGAGCGCTCGATGACGCCCTCGCGGATGAGGAACTTGAAGT encodes:
- a CDS encoding M23 family metallopeptidase, whose amino-acid sequence is MTLHRRRRALAAVALLLCAVSTALVSLRTIQAEAASFDADGPCRRAPRPLPFVHAREGWWKAIVGEAADEPCALGRIGAGIRAGVLADLLARVRRVEADARVTSTFYEPRPGRLHSGYDIGLDAGTPVPCAWSGRVKSITPWYGAQTGITVVTQGIEVTYGHLSPEVKVGDEIVAGQTVGRVVYDHVDVKMYADGAYIDYAVVNPFVDPRFTDLANGVAAALDSRLLATAPRPLRVTFAARPTI
- a CDS encoding tyrosine recombinase XerC, with amino-acid sequence MRRHRCQRDRTFFTMSQLHRSRGYYQKDFINYLAVERNLSPRTLREYGDDVRRFFEFFGPHLEADLTLEAIDERSIRDFLTWLRVERRFTAKAVNRKIASLRNYFKFLIREGVIERSPVADLKSLKLPRHLPKVLSHDDVTRVIERKPEVDINTQPKRRGRKVDPALQAFAIARDNAILELLYATGMRISELVGLDLTDVDFPERAMRVTGKGNKQRIVLMNESAAESLKTYLACRPPSPTRAVFLNQRGGRLTARAVEYMFAARMQAAGVRREASPHTLRHSFATHMLEGGSDLMTIKELLGHESLSTTQIYTNISLQHMKQVYRDAHPRP